From Brochothrix thermosphacta DSM 20171 = FSL F6-1036, a single genomic window includes:
- the buk gene encoding butyrate kinase, translating to MLGKKRILIINTGVQSIKIAIFDEDKVVFNKTIREQKVQPINDYITLQKQLTATKQRLLLQLKKAKIEMKSIDLIVSNTGYIQPVKSGAYTINEAMVSDLIEHSFYEAEGSFGAILAHSLAEYYQVPAITYDPPTVDELQDVARVSGHPDFVRRSYFNALNQKAVGRHIAKKIGTTYEEAKFIIVHLGSAVSVGAHENGKVIDVNNGYYGEGPFSTIRTGSLPMEAVMKKYIASPEEVKELPLILKQGGFLGYLGTDSLTDVEWRIVEDDQEAIAIYDAMTYQIAKEIGAYATVLKGNVDAVILTGGMSISPFLVKKISEYIKWIAPIHIVEDQLEMQTLSQVGLRVLNNEEEVMMYTSCDAKRHK from the coding sequence ATGTTAGGAAAAAAACGTATTTTAATTATCAATACAGGGGTACAATCAATTAAAATTGCAATATTTGATGAGGATAAGGTCGTTTTTAATAAAACCATTCGGGAGCAAAAAGTTCAACCAATAAATGATTATATAACATTACAAAAACAGTTAACAGCCACAAAGCAACGCCTATTACTGCAGTTAAAGAAAGCTAAAATAGAAATGAAAAGCATTGATCTTATTGTCAGTAATACGGGGTATATTCAACCTGTTAAAAGTGGTGCCTATACGATTAATGAAGCAATGGTGAGCGACCTAATAGAGCACTCTTTTTATGAAGCGGAAGGTAGTTTTGGTGCAATTTTAGCTCATAGCCTTGCAGAGTATTATCAAGTGCCTGCGATTACTTATGATCCACCCACAGTGGATGAATTGCAAGATGTGGCACGTGTATCGGGACACCCTGATTTTGTGCGACGCAGCTATTTTAATGCACTTAACCAAAAGGCTGTGGGACGCCATATTGCAAAAAAAATTGGAACAACCTATGAAGAAGCTAAATTCATCATTGTGCATTTGGGCTCAGCGGTATCTGTCGGCGCCCATGAAAATGGCAAAGTGATTGATGTTAACAATGGTTATTATGGAGAAGGACCTTTTAGTACTATCCGAACAGGATCATTGCCAATGGAAGCAGTGATGAAAAAATACATCGCATCACCAGAAGAAGTTAAAGAGTTACCGTTAATATTGAAACAAGGTGGTTTTTTAGGGTATTTGGGGACTGATTCTTTAACAGATGTTGAGTGGCGAATTGTTGAGGATGACCAGGAAGCAATTGCTATTTATGACGCGATGACTTATCAAATTGCAAAAGAAATTGGTGCATATGCAACAGTTCTTAAAGGGAATGTTGATGCTGTTATTCTTACGGGAGGGATGTCTATCAGTCCATTTCTAGTGAAAAAAATCAGTGAATATATCAAGTGGATTGCACCTATTCATATAGTGGAAGATCAACTAGAAATGCAAACTTTATCTCAAGTGGGTTTGCGTGTATTGAACAATGAAGAAGAAGTAATGATGTATACATCGTGTGACGCCAAAAGACATAAATAG